A genomic segment from Conger conger chromosome 2, fConCon1.1, whole genome shotgun sequence encodes:
- the si:ch211-141o9.10 gene encoding probable endonuclease 4, translated as MGPKKKVTRKRKPEEDNKGSEVEEEIEGEEPKEKERKGKDKKRGKNKYIGAHVSISGGIWKAVGDCLAIGGRSFAIFLGSQRSWQRPPLNTAAAEKFQKACAENGFNPVHILPHGSYLMNCGSPKQDVFEKSQALLVDELGRCSALGLSLFNLHPGASLGSITTEQCQEKIAQAINQAHQQTPAIVTVLENMCGQGSTVGGQFGELRGIIDRVRDQSRVGVCLDTCHAFAAGYDLSVKGGVKSVLDEFDQVVGLSYLRALHLNDSKGKLGCHLDRHEDIGHGQIGIPAFRDIVNEPRLDNIPMILETPGRPGFEDKEQIELLYSLCKH; from the exons ATGGGTCCGAAAAAGAAAGTAACGAGGAAGAGGAAGCCAGAGGAAGACAATAAAGGCTCAGAAGTGGAAGAAGAGATTGAAGGAGAGGAACCCAAGGAAAAAGAGAGGAAGGGAAAAGAcaagaaaagaggaaaaaacaaatatattggaGCTCATGTCTCCATATCTG GTGGGATTTGGAAAGCCGTAGGGGACTGCTTAGCCATTGGGGGACGCagttttgccatttttctgGGGTCACAGCGCTCCTGGCAGAGACCACCCCTCAACACCGCAGCAGCAGAGAAATTTCAGAAGGCCTGTGCAGAAAATGGGTTCAATCCAGTGCACATACTACCACACGGATCCTACCTGATGAACTGCGGCTCTCCCAAGCAAG ACGTGTTTGAGAAAAGCCAGGCCCTGCTGGTAGACGAGCTCGGCCGCTGCAGTGCCCTGGGCCTCTCCCTCTTCAACCTGCACCCGGGCGCCTCTCTGGGCTCCATCACCACGGAGCAGTGCCAGGAGAAGATCGCCCAGGCCATCAACCAGGCCCACCAGCAGACCCCCGCCATCGTCACTG TGCTGGAGAACATGTGCGGCCAGGGCAGCACGGTGGGGGGGCAGTTCGGCGAGCTGCGGGGTATCATCGACAGGGTGCGGGACCAGAGCCGTGTGGGGGTGTGCCTGGACACCTGCCACGCATTTGCCGCCG GGTATGACCTGTCTGTGAAAGGAGGGGTGAAGTCAGTGCTGGATGAGTTTGACCAGGTGGTGGGACTGTCCTATCTACGGGCTCTCCACCTCAACGACTCCAAAG GAAAGCTTGGCTGCCACCTGGACCGGCATGAGGACATCGGACACGGCCAGATCGGAATACCGGCGTTCCGTGACATAGTGAACGAGCCCCGGCTGGACAACATTCCCATGATTCTGGAGACGCCCGGACG CCCAGGGTTTGAGGACAAAGAACAGATTGAGCTGTTATACTCCCTGTGTAAGCACTAA
- the tnrc6ba gene encoding LOW QUALITY PROTEIN: trinucleotide repeat-containing gene 6B protein (The sequence of the model RefSeq protein was modified relative to this genomic sequence to represent the inferred CDS: inserted 2 bases in 1 codon; deleted 6 bases in 5 codons): protein MEDKKRKKEEKRKRENSQKVAEQKNKVPELTKPTSTQSPATPSSVSPNPGPAPSPATAAAGAPPQGGNNAKRPAVANGQPPSSAPVPQRYMPREVPPRFRCQQDHKVLLKRGQPPLSCMLLGGGSGGGGTPLSQGDAPGATAAAASDSSPGALGPAAPSLPHSSSSSVAASSTTTSSNYANSTWGASSANVRRPRQRPVGGPPMASGEGGSAAAPSKSKAAPLPGTLDGVQRVAAAGFLVPTSIPAPTLLPGPPWCRMGQPGPTAPPLLPCPTRRLCPPTPSLNHPSPSANPAGHQHLHQMQARERESLCGEWAGARPEPGTGPKTAEEEPECGLGGGGDAANSSSSSTASSSSWRAQPFSSDPKTGSSRTDPWDGTAGGGAAGEGASSWAYGGPEGKGAGGKAWGGSKTPGVSQGAWGGGGGPELSVGEWGKSAGGGAGPNNPGGGGGCSSTSSSSEGSVGNPPTSSSPTASSMTRAWDNQKGVGDAGGGGXTGEWGGQGRGGTSSSSGGGHSRAGSGAHNQHHHHRTHNPPNPEAALHTLLSRTDLDPRVLSNTGWGQTQIRQNVAWDLEVGGSSGGVGPSVAPNSASLAPPYSTPTANPATADPSAPSAPPGPRPGLNSSATAAEGWESGSSGSNNSSASLPARGPRPRPPWPQHRAPRGPCSPEETRPAPRARAAGAGDRTSPVESQGKGWGQRGPGLEGGEAGEGEGGRGEGEGGTQEANLTRVGGGKGHQSQIPNSQSAMMKTPGPQQQQQQQQQQQQPQQPLEPGPMQGGWGKPGGPISQNQTRTRTRTRTQSSGWTSGPVPRLPQWPSSEGPEPSGWREPSPQSISRKMEIDDGTSAWGDPNHYNHKGVNLWDKNSAPASQPPPLHAQPPPASQQQQQQQQQKQQPPSGRPAHQHVWGGGPSPSSPSVDNGTAAWGKPTDAHTGWGDPEDSGKASGWGNLSPNPIKSGSKSMQEGWGGGEGEGSVSASRHSSWEEEEEGTGVWSSAGSQGSSSSYNSGGWGQGHGGKKGNSKGPLKGGGGDSWMNPMARQFSHMGLLGEDPSGRPLDLAPGPPQDKKLEGDKRGMSLSDYNGEIRKGGRGGAGGGGGTVFRSPSSKEVGPGEPGPYYDKTGGHSVFGGSGGMAQSRGVHQPGVPPINPSPGIRAQVPHQFLSPQLPSSMLKQMPPPSSSVGGVGGVAGGVFPPQLSPQHIAMLSSIYPPHIQFQLACQLLLQQQQQPQQQQQQQQILQNQRKFPQNIRQQPDPQQLARIMAVLQQQRQQQQQGGGAGGGSKLSPSHLGGVPQKPTMADPLSHPGLGGTLADLHSKTQGGYSGFGSGLEMGSMVGGPGGMKDSGGQQSRFKWIMEGHSPAPSPPDSALHKNGPISAPVKLRGGSPYSQYELLGGEGLGVPPQGPSDNWHRTPGNKMGTKTGSSSWPPEFQPGVPWKGIQSADPESDPYMTPGSVLGSSGTSGLNDTEHQLLRDNTESNPPLNTLLPSPGAWPYSASDSPLNNAHSAAKYTEYKPSWPPDPIGHNKPWKANRNSSQMPRPPPGLTHQKQPPLSSWGGGGPRLARGWGGSGGSQESRYGPGSAWSDAGASRGSCWLVLSNLTPQIDGSTLRTICMQHGPLLTFHLGLTQGSALICYSSRQEAAKAQSALHMCVLGNTTILAEFVSEEEVARYFAHSQAGGGGGSGSGGGAVPGAGGGQGPTGTGAVGASTGGSTPGSERERAPGAAGAAAGGGAAPGGSGSGGGASIGSVGPSGSGWQSLDSSGSSPDPSSAQGPGLSIFAQWSSNGAGGGGVGGGTGGVEPGRQGLWGAMTPGYPSSSLWGAPTMEDRHQMGSPAALLPGDLLGGGTDSI, encoded by the exons ATGGAAGAcaagaaaaggaagaaagaagaaaaacggAAAAGGGAGAATTCCCAGAAG GTcgcagaacaaaaaaacaaag tgccAGAATTGACCAAGCCTACGTCCACCCAGTCTCCGGCCACCCCCAGCTCTGTGTCCCCCAACCCtggccctgccccctcccctgccaccGCGGCTGCTGGGGCCCCCCCTCAGGGTGGGAACAATGCTAAGCGGCCGGCGGTGGCCAACGGACAGCCCCCCTCCAGCGCCCCAGTGCCCCAGCGCTACATGCCCCGCGAAGTGCCCCCTCGATTCCGCTGCCAGCAGGACCACAAAGTGCTACTGAAGAGGGGCCAGCCGCCACTGTCCTGCATGCTgctgggggggggcagtggcgGGGGAGGCACCCCTCTCTCACAGGGGGATGCGCCCGGTGCAACAGCAGCTGCTGCGTCAG ATTCCAGTCCTGGGGCTCTGGGTCCGGCCGCCCCCTCGctgccccactcctcctcctcatcagtCGCTGCTTCTTCTACTACTACTTCTTCAAATTATGCAAATTCCACGTGGGGGGCGAGCTCTG CGAATGTACGCAGGCCCCGGCAGCGGCCCGTGGGGGGGCCTCCCATGGCCAGCGGCGAGGGGGGGAGCGCGGCCGCCCCTTCCAAATCCAAAGCCGCCCCTCTCCCCGGGACCCTGGACGGGGTCCAGCGGGTGGCAGCGGCGGGGTTCCTGGTGCCAACTTCAATCCCAGCGCCAACCCTTCTGCCTGGCCCGCCCTGGTGCAGGATGGGACAGCCGGGGCCGACGgctccacccctcctcccctgcccAACCCGCCGCCTCTGTCCGCCAACCCCCTCCCTCAATCATCCCTCCCCATCTGCCAATCCCGCCGGTCATCAGCACCTTCACCAAATGCAagccagggagagggagagcctcTGCGGGGAGTGGGCCGGGGCGCGGCCCGAGCCAGGAACAGGACCAAAAACAGCCGAGGAGGAGCCGGAGTGCGGGCTCGGTGGAGGAGGCGACGCCGctaactcctcctcctcctctacaGCCTCCTCCTCATCGTGGAGAGCCCAGCCCTTCTCCTCCGACCCCAAAACAGGTTCCTCGAGGACTGACCCGTGGGACGGCACAGCGGGAGGGGGCGCGGCCGGGGAGGGGGCCAGCTCGTGGGCGTACGGCGGCCCGGaggggaagggggcgggggggaaagCCTGGGGCGGCTCCAAGACCCCCGGGGTATCTCAGGGAGCGTGGGGCGGGGGCGGTGGGCCGGAGCTTTCAGTGGGGGAGTGGGGCAAGAGcgcgggcgggggggcgggaCCCAACAATCCGGGGGGAGGAGGCGGctgcagcagcaccagcagcagcagcgaggGGAGCGTGGGCAAccctcccacctcctcctccccaacTGCATCTTCTATGACAAGAGCTTGGGACAATCAGAAGGGGGTGGGAGACGCCGGGGGCGGGGG GACGGGCGAGTGGGGtggccaggggaggggggggacctCGTCCTCCAGCGGGGGCGGACACTCCCGGGCTGGGAGCGGCGCCCATAatcagcaccaccaccaccgcacCCACAATCCCCCCAACCCCGAGGCGGCCTTACACACCCTGCTCAGCCGGACCGACCTGGACCCCCGCGTGCTGTCCAACACCGGCTGGGGCCAGACCCAAATCCGGCAGAACGTGGCCTGGGACCTGGAGGTAGGCGGGAGCAGCGGGGGCGTGGGCCCCTCCGTGGCGCCCAACAGTGCAAGCCTCGCTCCTCCTTACTCTACCCCCACCGCCAACCCGGCTACTGCTGATCCGTCGGCACCTTCCGCTCCCCCTGGCCCCAGGCCGGGCCTGAACTCCAGCGCCACGGCGGCCGAAGGCTGGGAGAGCGGCAGCAGcggcagcaacaacagcagcgcTTCCCTGCCTGCCCgcggcccccggccccggcccccctGGCCCCAGCACCGCGCACCCCGGGGCCCCTGCAGCCCGGAGGAAACCCGGCCGGCCCCCAGGGCAAGAGCGGCGGGGGCTGGGGACCGAACAAGTCCGGTGGAAAGCCAAGGGAAAGGGTGGGGGCAGCGAGGGCCAGGACTGGAGGGAG GAGaggctggggagggggagggggggaggggggagggggagggggggacacaGGAGGCAAATCTCaccagggttggggggggtaaAGGGCACCAGTCACAGATACCAAACAGTCAGTCGGCCATGATGAAGACCCCTGgaccacagcagcagcagcagcagcagcagcagcagcagcaacccCAGCAGCCACTAGAGCCGGGGCCCATGCAGGGTGGCTGGGGTAAGCCTGGGGGTCCCATCtcccagaaccag accagaaccagaaccagaaccagaacccaaAGCTCAGGCTGGACCTCGGGGCCC GTACCCCGCCTGCCCCAGTGGCCCAGCAGCGAGGGCCCGGAGCCCAGCGGCTGGAGGGAGCCCTCGCCCCAGTCCATCAGCCGAAAGATGGAAATCGACGACGGGACT TCCGCCTGGGGCGACCCCAACCACTACAACCACAAG GGCGTCAACTTGTGGGACAAGAACAGTGCCCCCGCCAGCCAGCCCCCGCCACTGCACGCCCAGCCACCGCCTGCgtctcagcagcagcagcagcagcagcagcagaag CAGCAGCCACCATCGGGAAGGCCTGCCCATCAGCACG TTTGGGGAGGTGGCCCTTCTCCCTCCAGCCCCTCTGTGGACAACGGCACGGCCGCCTGGGGCAAGCCCACTGACGCACACACC GGCTGGGGCGACCCGGAGGATTCTGGGAAGGCCTCGGGCTGGGGGAACCTTTCTCCCAACCCAATCAAATCTG GCTCAAAGTCTATGCAAGaaggctggggtgggggtgagggcgAGGGCTCGGTCAGCGCGTCCCGCCACTCCAGctgggaggaggaagaggaggggaccgGCGTGTGGAGCAGTGCGGGGTCCCAGGGTAGCAGCTCCTCCTACAACTCCGGGGGCTGGGGGCAGGGCCACGGGGGCAAGAAGGGCAACAGCAAG ggaCCCTTGAAGGGCGGTGGCGGAGACTCCTGGATGAACCCCATGGCCAGACAGTTCTCACACATGGGGCTCTTG GGTGAGGACCCCAGCGGGCGGCCCCTGGACCTGGCCCCAGGCCCTCCCCAGGACAAGAAGCTGGAGGGAGACAAGCGTGGAATGAGCCTCAGTGACTACAACGGAGAGATTCGcaaaggggggagaggaggagcgggaggaggagggggaacagTCTTCCGTTCGCCCAGTTCCAAAGAAGTTGGGCCAGGCGAGCCTGGTCCTTACTATGACAAG ACGGGTGGTCACAGTGTGTTTGGTGGAAGTGGTGGGATGGCCCAGTCTCGAGGGGTGCACCAGCCTGGTGTGCCACCCATTAACCCATCCCCAGGGATACGAGCGCAAGTGCCTCATCAGTTCCTGTCACCTCAG CTGCCGAGCTCCATGCTGAAGCAGATGCCCCCTCCCAGCAGCAGTGtggggggagtgggaggggtgGCAGGGGGGGTATTTCCGCCTCAGCTCTCTCCCCAGCACATCGCCATGCTCAGCAGCATTTATCCTCCACACATCCAGTTCCAGCTG gcctgccagctcctcctgcagcagcagcagcagccccagcagcagcagcagcagcagcagatccTGCAGAACCAGAGGAAGTTCCCCCAGAACATACGCCAACAGCCAGACCCCCAGCAG cTGGCTCGGATCATGGCTGTGCTTCAGCAGcagaggcagcagcagcagcagggtggaGGGGCCGGTGGGGGCTCCAAACTGTCCCCCTCTCACCTGGGAGGGGTCCCCCAGAAACCGACCATGGCCGATCCCCTGTCTCACCCCGGCCTGGGGGGGACCCTGGCTGACCTGCATTCGAAAACACAGGGGGGCTACTCTG GCTTCGGCTCCGGGCTGGAGATGGGCTCCATGGTGGGCGGTCCGGGGGGGATGAAGGACAGCGGGGGCCAGCAGTCCCGCTTCAAGTGGATTATGGAGGGGCACTCCCCTGCCCCCTCGCCTCCCGACAGTGCACTTCACAAGAACG GCCCCATCTCGGCTCCAGTGAAGCTGAGGGGGGGATCCCCCTATTCCCAGTACGAGCTCCTGGGCGGTGAGGGTTTGGGGGTACCCCCTCAGGGTCCGTCTGATAACTGGCATCGAACCCCTGGAAACAAAATGGGAACCAAAACTGGCTCCTCCAGCTGGCCACCAG AGTTCCAGCCCGGAGTCCCCTGGAAAGGAATTCAAAGTGCTGACCCGGAATCTGACCCCTACATGACCCCAGGCAGTGTGTTGGGCTCCTCTGGGACATCTGGCCTGAATGACACTGAGCACCAGTTACTGAGAGACAACACAG AGTCCAATCCCCCCCTCAACACCTTGCTGCCTTCACCAGGTGCCTGGCCCTACAGTGCCTCAGACAGCCCCCTCAACAATGCACACAGCGCGG CAAAGTACACGGAGTACAAACCCAGCTGGCCCCCTGACCCCATTGGACACAACAAGCCCTGGAAGGCCAATCGGAACAGCTCACAGATGCCACGCCCACCGCCTGGACTGACTCATCAGAAGCagccccccctctcttcctgggGCGGGGGAGGCCCGCGATTGGCCAGGGGCTGGGGAGGGTCTGGCGGCAGCCAGGAATCCAGATACGGGCCAG GGTCTGCATGGAGCGATGCTGGAGCCTCCAGGGGCAGCTGCTGGCTTGTGCTGAGCAACCTCACTCCACAG ATTGACGGCTCCACGCTGCGCACGATCTGCATGCAGCACGGGCCCCTGCTGACCTTCCACCTGGGCCTGACCCAGGGCAGCGCGCTCATCTGCTACAGCTCCCGGCAGGAAGCGGCCAAGGCACAGAGCGCTCTGCACAT gtgCGTACTGggcaacaccaccatcctggCAGAGTTTGTGAGCGAGGAGGAAGTCGCTCGCTATTTTGCACATTCCCAGGCGGGAGGGGGCGGCGGCAGCGGCAGTGGCGGTGGGGCGGTCCCCGGGGCCGGAGGAGGCCAGGGGCCCACGGGGACGGGCGCGGTGGGGGCCAGCACTGGAGGGAGCACCCCGGgcagcgagagggagagggcgccAGGAGCGGCGggggcagcagcaggaggaggggcgGCGCCCGGAGGAAGCGGCAGCGGAGGAGGGGCTAGCATAGGAAGCGTGGGGCCTTCGGGCTCCGGCTGGCAGAGTTTGGACAGTTCAGGCAGCTCTCCGGATCCCTCGTCAGCCCAAGGACCAGGGCTGAGTATTTTTGCCCAGTGGAGCAGCAACGGGgctgggggaggaggagtgggTGGAGGTACAGGGGGTGTGGAGCCTGGCCGGCAGGGGCTGTGGGGTGCTATGACCCCGGGGTACCCCAGCAGCAGTCTGTGGGGGGCCCCCACCATGGAGGACAGGCACCAGATGGGCAGCCCTGCCGCACTGCTACCTGGGGACCTGCTAGGTGGGGGAACCGACTCCATCTGA